In Desulfovibrio sp. JC010, one genomic interval encodes:
- the purF gene encoding amidophosphoribosyltransferase: MKKEYCGLFGIYGHPEAARMTYFGLYAMQHRGQESAGIVTWDGTAIREQKGMGLVADVFNERHLGKELKGDIAVGHIRYSTTGASLIRNAQPFLVKFGDLHLSIAHNGNLVNTLELRKELEAQGSIFQTTMDSEVFVHLIAKNLNGNTIEDAIMKACRKVKGAFSLLIMANDKLIAVKDPNGFRPLAIGRVGDNYAFASETCAFDLIDAEEIRPLNQGEMVVVEGGKLTSYTYCESAPKRQCIFELIYFARPDSTVFGEVVYERRKKMGAVLAQEHPVDVDFVMPFPDSGNYAAVGYSQESGLPLELAMIRNHYVGRTFIQPSQDMRDFSVRVKLNPVKSMIKGKKIMIVEDSIVRGTTTRTRIKKLRELGAREIHMRVSCPPIRNPCYYGIDFSSKGELIAANSTEEEIARFLGLDSLHYLSIEGLLSSVEERDSYCLACFNGDYPIPPCEGYGKMCLEND; the protein is encoded by the coding sequence ATGAAAAAAGAATATTGCGGACTGTTTGGGATTTACGGACATCCTGAAGCGGCCAGAATGACTTATTTCGGCCTTTACGCCATGCAGCATCGCGGACAGGAATCTGCCGGGATTGTCACTTGGGACGGCACTGCCATCCGTGAACAGAAGGGCATGGGCCTTGTGGCCGATGTTTTTAATGAGCGTCATCTCGGTAAGGAACTGAAAGGGGATATTGCTGTGGGGCATATCCGCTATTCCACAACAGGTGCTTCCCTGATCAGGAACGCCCAGCCTTTTCTGGTTAAGTTCGGCGACCTGCATCTGTCCATCGCCCATAACGGCAACTTGGTGAATACCCTTGAGCTGCGCAAGGAGCTTGAGGCACAGGGGTCTATTTTTCAGACCACCATGGATTCCGAGGTATTTGTTCACCTCATCGCCAAGAATCTGAACGGCAACACCATTGAAGACGCGATCATGAAAGCCTGCCGCAAGGTTAAGGGTGCTTTCTCCCTGCTGATCATGGCAAATGACAAGCTTATTGCAGTTAAAGACCCTAACGGTTTCCGTCCGCTGGCTATCGGCCGGGTGGGCGATAATTACGCTTTTGCTTCTGAAACCTGCGCATTCGACCTGATCGATGCTGAGGAAATCCGTCCTCTGAATCAGGGGGAAATGGTTGTAGTTGAGGGTGGCAAACTTACCTCCTACACCTATTGTGAAAGCGCGCCCAAGCGTCAGTGTATTTTTGAACTTATTTATTTTGCCCGTCCGGATTCCACTGTTTTCGGCGAAGTTGTTTACGAACGCCGCAAGAAGATGGGTGCTGTGCTGGCTCAGGAACATCCGGTTGATGTTGATTTTGTCATGCCGTTTCCTGATTCCGGTAACTACGCAGCAGTTGGTTACTCCCAAGAATCCGGCCTGCCCCTTGAGCTGGCTATGATCCGTAACCACTACGTGGGCCGTACTTTTATTCAGCCTTCTCAGGATATGCGCGATTTCAGCGTACGGGTTAAGCTTAACCCGGTTAAATCCATGATCAAAGGCAAGAAGATCATGATTGTGGAAGATTCCATTGTGCGTGGAACCACCACCCGGACCAGAATTAAAAAGCTCCGTGAACTTGGTGCCCGTGAAATTCACATGCGGGTCAGCTGTCCTCCCATCAGGAACCCATGTTACTACGGCATCGATTTCTCCTCCAAGGGCGAACTCATTGCCGCCAACAGCACTGAGGAAGAGATTGCACGTTTCTTGGGTCTCGATTCACTGCACTATCTGTCTATTGAGGGCTTGCTCAGTTCAGTGGAAGAAAGGGATTCCTACTGCCTCGCTTGCTTTAACGGTGATTATCCCATCCCCCCTTGTGAGGGATACGGGAAAATGTGTCTGGAAAACGATTAA
- a CDS encoding YkgJ family cysteine cluster protein gives MSDPFVCARCAAKGPTCCELTPGTEEVIFPISEYERERIMECVPDSGGFGLQLNTPAFIENMLKLFPGQRRRVKELFPPGGMHYRLEVDSAGKCLFLGSGGCVIPKEARPLYCRLFPFWTDESGRITLLDVETCLAQQENKTPGKLFKTLGVTQSEVRDLHSKLRIAWGFAAHVD, from the coding sequence ATGAGCGATCCTTTCGTATGTGCCAGATGCGCCGCCAAGGGGCCGACATGTTGTGAGTTGACTCCGGGGACAGAAGAAGTCATTTTCCCGATTTCCGAATATGAACGGGAACGCATTATGGAATGCGTTCCCGATTCCGGTGGGTTCGGTTTGCAACTGAATACCCCGGCTTTTATAGAAAATATGCTCAAGCTCTTTCCCGGTCAGCGCAGAAGAGTGAAAGAGTTGTTTCCTCCGGGGGGAATGCATTATCGGCTTGAAGTTGATTCCGCCGGCAAATGCTTGTTTCTCGGCAGCGGGGGATGTGTTATCCCCAAGGAAGCCCGGCCATTGTATTGCCGGCTTTTTCCTTTTTGGACCGATGAAAGCGGGCGTATTACGCTGCTTGATGTTGAAACCTGCCTTGCGCAGCAGGAAAATAAGACTCCGGGCAAGTTGTTTAAGACACTCGGAGTAACCCAGTCAGAAGTGCGTGATTTGCACAGTAAGTTACGGATTGCATGGGGCTTTGCCGCTCACGTTGATTAA